Proteins from a genomic interval of Clostridium sp. M62/1:
- a CDS encoding GntR family transcriptional regulator — protein MILIDYKDRRPIYEQVVEKMADLMVRGILPQDSQLPSVRSLAMELAINPNTIQRAYAELERQGYIYSVKGRGSFVAENHRILEQKKREVYQKLEALIQDARAAGITMLEFQDRVIELYGTLSRADREEGGGKEFD, from the coding sequence ATGATTCTGATTGACTATAAAGATCGCCGTCCTATCTATGAGCAGGTGGTGGAAAAAATGGCAGATCTGATGGTTCGGGGAATTCTTCCCCAGGACAGCCAGCTTCCTTCTGTCAGGAGTCTGGCCATGGAGCTGGCTATAAATCCCAATACCATACAGAGAGCCTACGCTGAGCTGGAACGCCAGGGGTATATTTACTCTGTCAAGGGAAGAGGGAGCTTTGTGGCAGAAAATCACAGGATACTGGAACAGAAGAAGAGGGAGGTATACCAGAAGCTGGAAGCTCTGATACAGGATGCCAGAGCAGCCGGAATTACCATGCTGGAATTCCAGGACAGGGTGATTGAACTCTACGGAACATTGAGCAGGGCGGACAGAGAAGAGGGAGGAGGAAAAGAGTTTGATTGA
- a CDS encoding zinc ribbon domain-containing protein, giving the protein MAFFDELGKALSGKGKEAATKVRDLTEILQLKNKLSSEKEKVNKAYINLGMAYYDRHEASAEEEYAQDFETIRSGLLRISELEDEISSLEGTRICAECGAKVEKGAAFCSRCGAQMPLKQAEPETKESMDEDSSCQEEEKECGCSQETVEDRP; this is encoded by the coding sequence ATGGCATTTTTTGACGAACTTGGAAAGGCTCTCAGCGGAAAGGGCAAGGAAGCGGCCACGAAAGTCAGAGATTTGACAGAGATTCTTCAGCTGAAGAATAAGCTGTCAAGCGAAAAAGAAAAGGTGAATAAGGCATATATAAATCTTGGAATGGCTTACTATGACAGACATGAGGCTTCTGCTGAAGAAGAGTATGCCCAGGATTTTGAGACGATCCGATCCGGCCTTCTCAGGATTTCCGAACTGGAGGATGAGATTTCATCCCTGGAGGGGACAAGAATCTGTGCAGAGTGCGGGGCGAAAGTGGAAAAAGGAGCAGCCTTCTGCAGCCGATGTGGAGCCCAGATGCCTCTTAAGCAGGCAGAGCCGGAAACGAAAGAAAGCATGGACGAGGACAGCTCCTGTCAGGAAGAGGAAAAAGAGTGCGGCTGTTCACAGGAGACAGTGGAAGACAGGCCGTAA
- a CDS encoding ABC transporter ATP-binding protein: MIEAVNLTKQFDQVTAVDHINARIKEGTVFGLIGTNGAGKSTFLRMAAGILKPDGGSITLDDEEIFENSGVKSRIFYISDEPYFFGNAAPKDMMEFYETVYPKFERKRFLGLLKDFGLNDRRKISTFSKGMKKQLSVLLGLCSGTDYIFCDETFDGLDPVMRQAVKRLFANDMETRKLTPLIASHSLRELEDICDHVGLLHRGGILLSRDLDDMKLNIHKIQCVFAEDVEPEEIHGLELIRTEKRGRLLTLTVRGKREDAEAVMEMYHPIFFEMLPLSLEEIFISETEVAGYDIKKLVF, translated from the coding sequence TTGATTGAGGCGGTAAATCTGACGAAACAGTTTGATCAAGTGACAGCAGTCGATCACATAAATGCGCGAATAAAAGAGGGAACGGTGTTCGGACTGATAGGAACGAACGGGGCTGGAAAGAGCACCTTTCTGCGTATGGCAGCAGGGATCCTGAAGCCTGACGGAGGGAGTATTACCCTCGATGACGAAGAGATATTTGAGAATTCGGGAGTGAAAAGCCGTATTTTTTATATCTCTGATGAACCATACTTTTTTGGAAATGCGGCTCCTAAGGATATGATGGAATTTTATGAGACAGTTTACCCGAAATTTGAGAGAAAAAGGTTTTTGGGACTCCTAAAGGACTTCGGGCTGAACGACAGAAGAAAAATTTCCACCTTCTCAAAAGGAATGAAAAAGCAGCTTTCTGTCCTTCTGGGGCTCTGTTCCGGCACAGATTATATTTTTTGTGATGAAACCTTTGACGGACTGGATCCGGTCATGCGCCAGGCGGTCAAGCGTCTTTTTGCAAATGACATGGAAACCAGAAAGCTGACCCCGCTCATTGCATCCCACAGTCTGCGTGAATTGGAGGACATCTGTGACCATGTTGGGCTGCTTCACAGGGGAGGGATACTGCTCTCCAGGGATTTGGATGATATGAAACTGAACATACATAAGATTCAGTGTGTATTTGCCGAAGATGTGGAACCGGAAGAAATCCATGGTCTGGAGCTTATCCGGACAGAAAAGAGGGGGAGACTTCTGACACTGACTGTGCGGGGAAAACGGGAGGATGCCGAGGCAGTCATGGAGATGTACCATCCGATCTTTTTCGAGATGCTTCCTCTTTCTCTGGAAGAAATATTTATCAGTGAAACGGAGGTGGCTGGCTATGACATCAAAAAACTTGTTTTTTAA
- a CDS encoding putative DNA modification/repair radical SAM protein, protein MLIQENLDIQEKLRILSDAAKYDVACTSSGVRRGGQKGSLGSASEAGICHSFSADGRCISLLKILFTNQCIYDCKYCINRRSNDTLRTAFTPEEVCRLTIEFYRRNYIEGLFLSSGILNSPDHTMEQILSVLRSLRLEHHFNGYIHVKAIPGASPELIEAAGFFADRMSVNLELPTAEGLRKLAPGKTREKILIPMRQIQKGIVRQLEQEGLLEKKGISSFKGEALLPGYDKRVQKNTDNQASAEKSRLPQGQSTVRKQERPRLIPGRSVYGNYGLGRTSPGKRSFVPAGQSTQIIVGATPENDFHMVTVAEALYRNFGLKRVFYSAFVPVNDDSALPSLPGGPPLLREHRLYQADWLMRYYGFQASELLSEDRPNFNVLLDPKCDWAVRNLGCFPVEINRAPYGELLRVPGIGVKSAMRIVAARKSSVLRFEDLKKLGVVMKRAVYFITCSGRMMYPVRMDEDYITGCMIGEEKLRTWELEHRGMYRQLSMFDDFHLERQPSLTPQEQTALLTGEM, encoded by the coding sequence ATGCTCATTCAGGAAAATCTCGATATACAGGAAAAACTTCGGATATTGTCAGATGCTGCCAAGTATGACGTGGCCTGTACATCCAGCGGAGTCAGGCGAGGGGGACAGAAAGGATCGCTGGGAAGCGCCAGCGAGGCGGGAATCTGTCACAGCTTTTCGGCAGACGGAAGGTGTATCTCCCTGCTGAAGATCCTGTTTACAAATCAGTGCATCTATGACTGTAAATATTGTATTAACAGGCGCTCCAATGATACTCTGCGGACAGCCTTTACCCCGGAGGAGGTGTGCAGACTGACCATAGAGTTTTACCGGAGAAATTATATTGAAGGGCTCTTTTTAAGCTCCGGCATTCTGAACTCGCCTGATCACACGATGGAACAGATTCTGAGTGTGCTGAGAAGTCTTCGTCTGGAGCACCATTTTAATGGATACATCCATGTAAAGGCAATCCCTGGGGCCTCGCCGGAGCTGATCGAGGCGGCAGGTTTCTTTGCGGATCGTATGAGTGTGAACCTGGAGCTTCCCACAGCCGAGGGACTCAGAAAGCTGGCGCCGGGAAAGACCAGAGAAAAAATTCTGATTCCCATGAGACAGATCCAGAAGGGGATTGTAAGGCAGCTGGAGCAGGAAGGACTCTTGGAGAAGAAGGGCATTTCCTCTTTTAAGGGTGAAGCGCTGCTTCCGGGATATGACAAGAGAGTGCAGAAGAATACGGATAATCAGGCTTCTGCAGAAAAAAGCAGGCTGCCTCAGGGGCAGAGCACAGTGAGAAAACAGGAAAGGCCCCGCCTCATTCCCGGCCGCTCTGTTTACGGAAATTACGGACTTGGACGGACTTCGCCCGGAAAGAGAAGCTTCGTTCCTGCCGGACAGAGTACGCAGATTATTGTGGGCGCCACACCGGAAAATGATTTTCACATGGTGACGGTGGCAGAGGCTCTGTACCGGAATTTTGGACTGAAGAGAGTGTTTTACTCGGCCTTTGTCCCTGTGAATGACGACAGCGCCCTTCCCTCCCTTCCGGGAGGTCCTCCGCTTCTGAGAGAGCACAGGCTTTATCAGGCGGACTGGCTGATGCGCTACTATGGATTTCAGGCATCAGAGCTGCTCTCCGAAGACAGGCCTAATTTTAATGTCCTCTTAGACCCGAAGTGTGACTGGGCTGTGCGGAATCTGGGCTGTTTTCCAGTTGAGATTAACAGGGCTCCCTACGGAGAGCTCCTTCGTGTTCCGGGAATCGGAGTGAAGTCTGCTATGAGGATCGTGGCAGCCAGAAAATCTTCTGTCCTGCGCTTTGAAGATCTGAAAAAGCTGGGAGTGGTCATGAAGAGGGCTGTTTATTTTATCACGTGTTCCGGGCGCATGATGTATCCTGTCAGGATGGATGAGGACTATATTACAGGATGCATGATTGGGGAGGAAAAGCTCAGAACCTGGGAGCTGGAGCACCGGGGAATGTATCGTCAGCTCTCCATGTTTGATGATTTTCACCTGGAAAGGCAGCCTTCTTTGACGCCGCAGGAACAGACGGCTCTGCTCACAGGCGAGATGTAG
- a CDS encoding TIGR03915 family putative DNA repair protein has product MIVFVCRDDFYSILCGIYDAWMSRGGHENVRLETQEEENEETLWLFAEYREVQEASWKAEKVAEAVRKKISHEAYTWIYRAAMSCERGKADKIYRFLVKGFKVGRRIADMLNDPDVESVFSMNRQVANEAHLLTGFLRFSQMRQDLLVSVIGPKNDVTGILADHFSDRMPEERWMIYDEKRDKAALHEPGRSFLLVTGIPGRWREHLSLETDEAEFESLWRAFHQSISIAQRENYKCQITHLPLRFRPYMTEFGRGDSEKLSAPGKRAEGKK; this is encoded by the coding sequence ATGATAGTATTTGTGTGCAGGGATGATTTTTACAGTATTCTGTGCGGAATCTACGATGCGTGGATGAGCCGTGGGGGACATGAAAATGTGAGGCTTGAAACACAGGAGGAGGAGAATGAGGAAACTCTCTGGCTTTTTGCCGAGTACAGGGAGGTGCAGGAGGCATCCTGGAAGGCAGAGAAGGTGGCGGAAGCGGTCAGGAAAAAAATTTCCCACGAGGCTTACACCTGGATTTATCGGGCGGCCATGAGCTGTGAGAGGGGGAAGGCGGATAAAATTTACCGCTTTCTGGTCAAAGGCTTTAAAGTGGGCAGAAGAATTGCCGATATGCTAAACGACCCGGATGTAGAGTCTGTATTTTCCATGAATCGCCAGGTGGCAAATGAAGCCCACCTTCTGACTGGCTTTCTGCGGTTTTCTCAAATGAGGCAGGATCTCCTTGTCTCGGTCATTGGCCCGAAAAATGACGTGACAGGTATTTTGGCAGATCACTTCTCAGACCGGATGCCGGAGGAGCGGTGGATGATTTACGATGAAAAGAGGGACAAGGCAGCTCTGCACGAGCCAGGCCGGAGCTTTCTGCTGGTGACAGGGATTCCCGGACGCTGGAGGGAACATCTGTCTCTGGAAACGGATGAAGCAGAGTTTGAAAGTCTCTGGAGAGCCTTCCACCAATCGATATCGATCGCCCAGCGGGAAAATTACAAGTGCCAGATAACTCATCTTCCGCTGAGATTCAGGCCTTATATGACCGAGTTCGGGAGAGGGGACAGTGAAAAACTCTCTGCGCCCGGAAAAAGGGCGGAAGGGAAAAAATAG
- a CDS encoding metal-sensing transcriptional repressor, protein MGECCKGEERHKHRNLTEQKDLMTRLNRIEGQVRGIKAMVEDERYCVDILTQVSAVQAALNGFSRVLLSNHIKTCVVDEIEAGNAEETVEELCRTIQKLMK, encoded by the coding sequence ATGGGAGAGTGCTGCAAAGGAGAGGAGAGACATAAACACAGAAATCTGACGGAGCAGAAGGATCTGATGACGCGTTTAAACAGAATCGAGGGACAGGTCCGCGGCATTAAGGCAATGGTGGAGGACGAGCGCTACTGTGTGGATATTCTGACACAGGTCTCCGCTGTCCAGGCAGCTCTGAATGGATTCAGCAGAGTGCTCTTATCAAATCATATTAAAACGTGTGTAGTGGATGAGATCGAAGCGGGAAACGCAGAGGAAACTGTGGAGGAACTTTGCAGGACGATCCAGAAGCTCATGAAGTAG
- a CDS encoding DUF6449 domain-containing protein, producing MTSKNLFFKLLRERAKQSLWLIALSILTAFFAFPVASAVLTGYTLDTDRISSMAEMSEGMLTVEASRKMAQAEAAEIFYHQIDPAGPLLILLLTAGAVICGLAGFSYLFSRKKTDFYHSIPVRREMIFTVSYVSGILYAAVPYLAGLLTAAVLVQVKIMPYTLDWGRILASFGQGMAFYILSYSTAVAAAMLTGHLAVSVLGTLVFFFWGPAILLLIRAYCGYYFQSFYYLEGVMENIAPEFASPLLFQIASSGERIGIRAAAALAAGLVIGGVSLFLYKKRPSETAGRAMVFKASRPVIKMALMLSSALGASLFFCEVGGAKAWGIFGLICGIIISDCVIEVIYHFDFRRALAGKRSAAAGAVLSVFVFCLFRFDLAGFDTYLPDASEIESVGFECHNLYSGLRKDRATVTITERRNGEISTYSSYPEEREVLAQMTISDPETVKAILGIAQGGISEIKNSKKPVQTPELTVNGAEGEPERVMGRVVIQYHLKNGRTATRNYYMDLSKVWEEAELIYASRDFKEESYPVMQLKADEIAGANFEVFGIYSHVEAEREKIAELLTVYQEEFYGLTLDEQTEEVPLGFIQFKTLEMQEIIDEIREKNGDYTWFNDFAYYPVYPEFEKTVAVLREVGVEMADRLTPDRVERIVVRDREYTDEQYSENAGAVTYVEEGMSLHRTGEETYLEITSKERMGEILKASGSYGNSDLWESDTRFGIEIYLAPENQENSHFFREGTEVLYFDFVKGKIPQFVAQIFEQQKENPSEIDFPSFTG from the coding sequence ATGACATCAAAAAACTTGTTTTTTAAACTTCTCAGGGAGCGGGCAAAGCAGAGCCTCTGGCTGATAGCACTTTCCATTCTGACTGCCTTTTTTGCCTTTCCCGTGGCTTCGGCAGTCCTGACAGGCTATACTCTCGACACAGACAGAATCTCCTCCATGGCAGAGATGTCGGAGGGAATGCTGACGGTTGAGGCAAGCAGAAAAATGGCCCAGGCCGAGGCGGCAGAAATTTTTTACCATCAGATCGATCCGGCAGGGCCGCTCCTGATTCTGCTTCTGACAGCAGGAGCGGTGATCTGCGGACTGGCAGGATTTTCTTATCTGTTTTCGAGAAAAAAGACGGATTTCTACCACAGTATTCCGGTAAGAAGGGAGATGATCTTCACTGTTTCCTACGTGTCAGGAATCCTGTACGCGGCAGTTCCCTATCTGGCAGGACTGCTGACAGCGGCAGTTCTCGTGCAGGTGAAGATTATGCCCTATACCCTTGACTGGGGGAGGATCCTGGCAAGCTTTGGACAGGGGATGGCATTTTATATCCTCTCATACAGTACAGCTGTGGCAGCAGCGATGCTGACCGGCCACCTGGCAGTATCCGTTTTGGGAACACTTGTGTTTTTCTTTTGGGGACCTGCCATACTCCTGCTGATTCGGGCGTACTGCGGTTATTATTTCCAATCCTTCTACTATCTGGAAGGGGTGATGGAGAATATTGCGCCGGAGTTTGCCTCTCCGCTTCTTTTCCAGATTGCATCCTCGGGGGAACGAATCGGCATCCGGGCAGCTGCAGCCCTGGCAGCCGGGCTGGTGATTGGAGGAGTCAGTCTGTTTCTCTACAAAAAACGTCCGTCTGAGACGGCTGGACGGGCGATGGTCTTTAAGGCCAGCCGGCCGGTTATAAAGATGGCGCTGATGCTCTCTTCAGCTCTCGGTGCCAGCCTGTTTTTCTGCGAGGTGGGAGGCGCAAAGGCATGGGGGATCTTCGGTCTTATCTGCGGAATCATTATATCAGACTGTGTCATTGAGGTGATCTACCACTTTGATTTTCGCAGGGCGCTGGCCGGAAAACGGTCAGCGGCAGCCGGAGCTGTGCTCTCTGTCTTTGTATTCTGTCTGTTCCGGTTTGATCTGGCCGGATTCGACACCTACCTTCCAGACGCGTCAGAGATAGAATCTGTGGGATTTGAATGCCACAATCTTTACAGCGGGCTCCGAAAGGACAGGGCAACTGTGACCATTACAGAACGCAGGAACGGAGAAATTTCTACCTACAGCAGCTACCCGGAAGAGAGGGAGGTTCTGGCGCAGATGACCATCTCCGATCCGGAAACTGTAAAAGCGATCCTCGGGATTGCACAAGGGGGAATCTCTGAAATAAAGAACAGCAAAAAGCCGGTCCAAACTCCCGAACTGACTGTTAACGGTGCAGAAGGTGAGCCGGAGCGGGTGATGGGAAGAGTGGTTATTCAGTACCACTTAAAAAATGGGAGAACAGCGACCAGAAATTATTACATGGATTTGTCCAAGGTTTGGGAGGAGGCAGAACTCATCTATGCAAGCCGTGATTTTAAAGAGGAGAGTTATCCTGTCATGCAGCTGAAGGCAGATGAGATAGCAGGAGCAAATTTTGAGGTATTTGGGATTTACAGCCATGTTGAGGCCGAAAGAGAGAAGATTGCAGAACTGCTGACTGTATATCAGGAAGAGTTTTACGGTCTGACGCTGGATGAACAGACAGAGGAAGTGCCTCTTGGTTTTATCCAGTTCAAGACCTTAGAGATGCAGGAAATAATTGATGAAATCCGGGAGAAGAATGGAGATTATACCTGGTTTAACGATTTTGCCTACTATCCTGTTTATCCTGAGTTTGAAAAAACCGTGGCTGTCTTAAGGGAAGTCGGGGTGGAGATGGCAGATCGTCTGACACCGGATCGGGTTGAGCGGATTGTGGTCAGAGACAGAGAGTACACGGATGAGCAGTACAGTGAGAACGCAGGAGCAGTGACTTATGTAGAGGAAGGTATGTCACTGCACAGGACAGGAGAAGAAACTTATCTTGAGATCACATCCAAGGAACGGATGGGAGAGATCCTGAAAGCTTCCGGGAGCTACGGAAACTCAGATTTGTGGGAGAGTGATACAAGGTTTGGAATCGAGATTTATCTGGCGCCGGAAAACCAGGAAAACAGCCACTTTTTCCGGGAAGGGACGGAGGTACTGTACTTTGATTTCGTAAAAGGAAAGATTCCCCAGTTTGTGGCACAAATATTTGAACAGCAGAAAGAGAATCCGTCAGAGATTGACTTTCCGTCTTTTACAGGATAG